The Pedobacter ginsengisoli region AATAAAAGTGCGATAGCGATCTTCTTCATTTTAATAAATTTGTTCCGAAAGGTACAAACTTATGATAATTACCCTGCATGTTATTAAAATTTTGAGCATGCAGGGTAATTAGGAGTTTTTTCTAGAAACGCTCAGCAGCGGTAAAGAAGAAATCGCCTTCAATAGCAGCGTTTTCGTTTGAGTCTGAACCGTGAACAGCATTTGCATCGATAGATTTTGCATACTTTCTGCGGATAGTACCTTCAGCTGCTTCTGCAGGGTTGGTAGCACCAATAAGAGTCCTGAAATCTTCAATTGCATTATCTTTTTCTAAAATAGCAGCAATGATAGGTCCTGAAGACATAAAGCTTACTAAATCAGCGTAAAAAGGACGTTCTTTATGTACTTCGTAAAATTTACCAGCAGTTTCAGGCGTTAATTGAGTGTATTTTAATGCGATGATTTTAAAGCCAGCTGCAGTTATATCATTAATAATTGCACCAATATGCCCATTTGCAACAGCATCAGGCTTAATCATGGTAAAAGTTCTGTTCGTTGTCATTTATTTCAAATTTTTTGCAAAATTACATTTAATACTGTTAATATTAAAGTTTGAAATTTATATATAATTGCCGCTGTGTAAAAGAAATTAAGTCGCTCGGGACTCTGTTTTCAAAATTAATTGGATTATAGAGGAAATATAATAGGTTCAATTAATCATTAAATATTAATTCGTTAGCTTTGCGACCGAAAATTATGTTATCTATTTCAGAAATAAAATCATTGCTGGCTACGCCGCAAAAAATAGTGATCACTACTCATCATAAACCTGATGGGGATGCAATGGGCTCTTCTTTGGGCTTATATGCTTATTTGATTCAATTGGGGCATCATGTTAAGGTGATAACACCAACAGATTATCCGTATTTTTTGCATTGGCTGCCTAATAATTCTGATGTAATTATTTATACAGAACAACCTGAGCAATCGGCTGCATTGGTTGCCGAGGCTGCAATGATCTTTTGTCTTGACTTTAATAGCCTTGTTAGAATTAACGAACTTGGCGAGTTGGTAAGGGCATCTGGAGCTTATAAATTAATGATCGACCATCATCTGGAGCCTGAAGATTTTGATGATTATCGCCACTGGAGTATTAATGCCTGTGCTGCGGCTCAGTTAGTTTATGATTTTATTGTAAATGAACTTGGCGATGGAGCAAAAATGAATAAAGATATTGCTGCCTGTCTTTATACAGGTATAATGACTGATTCGGGTAATTTCAGGTTTCCATCAGCTACTTCAGAAGTATACCGCATTGCGGCCGATCTGATTGATCTTGGTGCAGAGCACTGGAGGATTCATCAGTTGGTATATGATAATGCTACTGAAAACAGGTTGAGATTTTTAGGACATTGCATAAGTAACAAGTTAGAGATACTAAGGGAGTTTAATACGGCAATTATTTCTGTTACTAAAGAAGAATTAAAGCAGTATAATATAGTTACAGGTGATACGGAGGGGATAGTAAATTATGCTTTATCTGTAAATGGAATAAGGCTTGCTGCATTTATTATTGAAAGAACTGATAAAGTTAAATTATCTTTGCGCTCTACCGGCGATTTCCCTGCTAATGAGATTTGTAAGAAATACTTTAATGGAGGAGGGCACAGGAATGCGGCAGGAGGATTTTCGGATAAGAATTTAGAGGATACGATTGAGCAATTTAAATCGGTATTGATAGAATATAAAACACAATTATTACAATAAATAAAAAACCAAAATAATTTATAAACAACCACATGAAGAAAGGTATAGTAATTCTTTTCGCAGCAACACTTGGGTTAGCTGCTTGTAACAACTACAAAAAAGGACCGGGAGGTTTGATGTATCAGATACACAAATCGGGAGGAAACGAAAAAATTAAAGAAGGTGATATCGTTAAGATTAACTTTATCCAAAAAACTGAAAAAGATTCAACAATTGTAAGCACGTTTGATTTAGGTCAGCCACAAGTATTTCCTGTTGGGAAAAAAGCTTATGATGGCGATATGAACGATGTACTTTACTTATTTGGCGAAGGTGATAGTGCAACATTTAAGTTAAACCTTGATACTATGGCTAAGCACTCTGGCCAGCCAAAACCACCAGCAAACGCAAAAGATACCTATATGGTGTTTACTGTTAAAATTGAAAAAGTATTGAAAAAAGCTGCTGGCGAAGCAGATACAACTTTCCAGAAAAAAGCTCAGGAGTTTTTCCAAAAAGATTACCAGGCTACTATTGCTAAATTAAAAGATTCTGAAGCTGGAAAAATCAAGAAATTTGTTGAAGACAATAACCTTAAAACCCAAACTACTGCATCTGGTTTACAGTATGTAATTAATACTCCAGGTAGTGCACAAAAGCCAGTTGCGGGTGATACAATTATGTTGAACTATACCGGTAAATTGCTTCCTAAAAAAGCTAACGGTAAAGACAATATTTTTGATACTTCAATAGAATCTGTTGCTAAAGAAGCAGGAAAATATAATGCTATGGCAAAATATGCTCCACGTCCGTTTACTATCGGTGCAGCAATCCCTGGATTTGATGAGGCTTATCAATTAATCGGTAAAGGTGGAAAAATCACTGTAATCATTCCTTCGGCATTAGGTTACGGAGAAGGTGGTCAGCCACAAGCTGGAATCAGTCCTTTCTCTCCTCTTTGCTTTGAAATTGAGGTTGTAGATATTAAAAAACCAACAGCTGGTGCAACTATTGCTCCAATTACCCCAACAGCTCCAGTAAAATAATATAGCTTATTAGCTGTACACACAGCTTGAATAAAAGGGAGTGATCATTCTAGATCGCTCCCTTTTTTGTTATTATCGGCTTACCATGGTTTTTTGTTAACTTTGCTCATGCTTTTAACAGATACCCACACACACCTGTATTACGAAACGGACGAGGAAAAACAAACATTGCTGATGCAGCGTTGCTTTGATAATAATGTAGAGCGACTGTTTTTGCCTAATGTTGATATTGCATCCATCGCCAGCATAGATGCGATGCTGAAGAAATACCCTAAAAATTGTTTTGCTATGGCAGGCCTTCATCCTTGCGAGGTTAAGGAGGGCTATGAGCTGGTACTGGATGAGATTTGCGAGAGTATTGTAGATAGGGAAATTTATGCTATTGGAGAGATAGGTATTGATTTGTACTGGGACAAGGCGACTTTGGAAATTCAGAAAACAGCTTTTATAGAACAGATTAACTGGGCTAAAGATCTTGATTTGCCTATTGTGATTCACTGTAGAGAAGCCTTTGATGAGGTTTTTGAGGTTTTGGAACAGGAGAAGGACGAAAAGCTGAGAGGGATTTTTCACTGTTTTACAGGTAACCTTGAACAAGCCAGACAAGCCATAAACCTTGGGTTTTATTTAGGCATTGGTGGTGTGGTTACTTATAAAAAAGCCGGATTGGATGAGGTATTAAAAGAAATCCCTTTGGCAAATATTGTTTTGGAAACAGATTCTCCTTATCTGGCACCGGTTCCTTTTAGGGGAAAGCCTAATGAAAGCAGTTACCTTGTTCATATTGCAGAGAAAGTAGCTGAGATATACAATACAAGTATAGAAGAGGTTGCTTTAGTTACAACAGCAAATTCCAGGAGTATTTTTAAAATTTAATAATGACCAAGATACTTATTATATACACTGGCGGTACAATAGGGATGGTTAACGACCCTGGAACGGGGGCTTTAATTCCTTTTGATTTTAAGCAAATTCAGCAAAATGTACCTGAATTGAAGCGGTTGAATTACGATCTTGATGTGTATTCTTTTGATCCTATACTCGATTCGTCGAATATGACGCCTGAGATCTGGGCTGATATTGCTCAACTGATCTACAATAAATATGAAGAGTTTGATGGTTTTGTAATTTTGCATGGATCAGATACGATGGCTTTTACGGCTTCGGCCTTAAGTTTTATGCTCGAAAACCTTGGGAAGCCGGTAGTACTTACGGGTTCCCAGCTCCCGATAGGTGAAATTAGAACGGATGCTAAGGAGAATTTAATTACTGCCCTGGAAATAGCCGCTACTAAAACTGATGGGACGGCAATGATTCCGGAAGTATGTATTTATTTTGATTACCAGTTGTTTAGAGGAAACAGGTCAATAAAATACAATGCCGAAAAGTTTGAAGCTTTTAGGTCGCCAAATTACCCTATTCTGGCAGAGGCGGGGGTAACACTTTCTTTTTTTAAGAATTATATTTTGCCTCAGCCAGGGAAGGCGTTAAAGCTGAATTTGAAATTTAACTCTAATATTGGCGTGTTAAAATTATATCCGGGGATTTCGCCTCAGGCCGTTAAGGCCATAACAGACTCACCAGTAGACGCTATTATCTTAGAAACCTTTGGCTCTGGAAATACAACTACGGCGCAATGGTTTATTGATTGTTTGCAAAAGGCAATTAATAAAGGTAAGGTGATAGTAGATATTACTCAGTGCCAACGTGGCTCAGTAGAGCTTGGGATGTATCAGACCAGTAAAAAGCTTCAGCAAATGGGTGTGGTTAGCGGGTATGATATGACATTTGAAGCCACAACTACTAAAATGATGTATTTGATGGGACAGGGGTTAGATAGAAATGAACTGGTGCGTTTAATAGAACTGCCTCTAAGAGGCGAATTAACTGTTTAAAGTAAATTTGCAGTGTAGGTTTTATGCTGGACGATTTTAATCTTAAATTTGTATATGGGAATGAATATTGAGCAGATTTATACAGGTTGTTTAGCAGAAGCAGCTTATTATATTGAAAGTAATGGCGAAGCTGCTATAATAGATCCTTTACGCGAAGTTGAGCCTTATTTAAAAAAGGCAGTGAAGGACAAAGCTAAGATTAAGTATATTTTTGAAACACATTTTCATGCTGATTTTGTATCCGGACATATTGATTTAGCTGAGAAATCGGGAGCTGATATTGTATATGGGCCAACAGCTGCAACCTCATTTAAATCGCATATTGCTAAAGATGGGGAGCAATTTAAAGTTGGTGATTTAACAATTACTACATTGCACACACCGGGGCATACTCCCGAATCTACAACTTATTTACTAGCAGACAAAGATGGTAAGGCCTATTGTATTTTTACCGGTGATACCTTATTTATTGGTGATGTGGGCAGGCCAGACCTGGCTCAGCAGGGTTCTTTAACTGTTGAGGATATGGCGGGTACTTTGTATGACTCTTTGCAGAATAAGATATTAACATTGCCGGATGATGTACTTGTGTACCCTGCACATGGGGCAGGTTCTGCCTGTGGTAAGAACATGAGTAAGGAGACTTTTGATACTTTAGGTCATCAAAAGGAAGTAAACTATGCACTTAAGGCAAAAACAAAAGAACAGTTTATAAAAGAAGTAACTGATGGTATTTTGCCACCTCCGCAGTATTTTGCAAAGAATGCTGCAATGAATAAAGAGGGCTATGAGAGTTTTGATGATGTTTATGAGAAGGGACTAAATCCTTTGTCGCCAGATGAATTTGAGGCTACAGCGAATCATTCGGGAGCAGTGATTGTGGATACGAGGGATCCACAGGTGTTTGCTAAAGGTTTCATCCCATCGTCGGTAAATATTGGACTTAACGGACAATTTGCACCTTGGGTAGGAGCTTTAATTACTGATTTGAAGCAAGCTTTATTGCTGATTGTTGAGGAAGGAAAAGAGGAAGAAGCCATTACACGCTTATCGCGCGTGGGTTATGATAATACCATTGGATATCTGGATGGCGGAATTGATGCCTGGAAAGCAAGCGGTAAAGATATTGACACGATTACTTCTATTTCTGCTGAGGCATTTGAAGATATAGTAAATGAGAATCCTGATGTAAATGCTCTTGATGTAAGAAAGCCCGGAGAATATGAAGCGGAGCATTTAGCAAATACCTTAACCCGTCCTTTGGATTATATTAATGACTGGACAAAGGAGATTGATACTAAGCAAACTTATTATATTCATTGCGCCGGCG contains the following coding sequences:
- a CDS encoding nucleoside-diphosphate kinase yields the protein MTTNRTFTMIKPDAVANGHIGAIINDITAAGFKIIALKYTQLTPETAGKFYEVHKERPFYADLVSFMSSGPIIAAILEKDNAIEDFRTLIGATNPAEAAEGTIRRKYAKSIDANAVHGSDSNENAAIEGDFFFTAAERF
- a CDS encoding DHH family phosphoesterase, which translates into the protein MLSISEIKSLLATPQKIVITTHHKPDGDAMGSSLGLYAYLIQLGHHVKVITPTDYPYFLHWLPNNSDVIIYTEQPEQSAALVAEAAMIFCLDFNSLVRINELGELVRASGAYKLMIDHHLEPEDFDDYRHWSINACAAAQLVYDFIVNELGDGAKMNKDIAACLYTGIMTDSGNFRFPSATSEVYRIAADLIDLGAEHWRIHQLVYDNATENRLRFLGHCISNKLEILREFNTAIISVTKEELKQYNIVTGDTEGIVNYALSVNGIRLAAFIIERTDKVKLSLRSTGDFPANEICKKYFNGGGHRNAAGGFSDKNLEDTIEQFKSVLIEYKTQLLQ
- a CDS encoding FKBP-type peptidyl-prolyl cis-trans isomerase codes for the protein MKKGIVILFAATLGLAACNNYKKGPGGLMYQIHKSGGNEKIKEGDIVKINFIQKTEKDSTIVSTFDLGQPQVFPVGKKAYDGDMNDVLYLFGEGDSATFKLNLDTMAKHSGQPKPPANAKDTYMVFTVKIEKVLKKAAGEADTTFQKKAQEFFQKDYQATIAKLKDSEAGKIKKFVEDNNLKTQTTASGLQYVINTPGSAQKPVAGDTIMLNYTGKLLPKKANGKDNIFDTSIESVAKEAGKYNAMAKYAPRPFTIGAAIPGFDEAYQLIGKGGKITVIIPSALGYGEGGQPQAGISPFSPLCFEIEVVDIKKPTAGATIAPITPTAPVK
- a CDS encoding TatD family hydrolase, yielding MLLTDTHTHLYYETDEEKQTLLMQRCFDNNVERLFLPNVDIASIASIDAMLKKYPKNCFAMAGLHPCEVKEGYELVLDEICESIVDREIYAIGEIGIDLYWDKATLEIQKTAFIEQINWAKDLDLPIVIHCREAFDEVFEVLEQEKDEKLRGIFHCFTGNLEQARQAINLGFYLGIGGVVTYKKAGLDEVLKEIPLANIVLETDSPYLAPVPFRGKPNESSYLVHIAEKVAEIYNTSIEEVALVTTANSRSIFKI
- a CDS encoding asparaginase, which encodes MTKILIIYTGGTIGMVNDPGTGALIPFDFKQIQQNVPELKRLNYDLDVYSFDPILDSSNMTPEIWADIAQLIYNKYEEFDGFVILHGSDTMAFTASALSFMLENLGKPVVLTGSQLPIGEIRTDAKENLITALEIAATKTDGTAMIPEVCIYFDYQLFRGNRSIKYNAEKFEAFRSPNYPILAEAGVTLSFFKNYILPQPGKALKLNLKFNSNIGVLKLYPGISPQAVKAITDSPVDAIILETFGSGNTTTAQWFIDCLQKAINKGKVIVDITQCQRGSVELGMYQTSKKLQQMGVVSGYDMTFEATTTKMMYLMGQGLDRNELVRLIELPLRGELTV
- a CDS encoding MBL fold metallo-hydrolase, encoding MGMNIEQIYTGCLAEAAYYIESNGEAAIIDPLREVEPYLKKAVKDKAKIKYIFETHFHADFVSGHIDLAEKSGADIVYGPTAATSFKSHIAKDGEQFKVGDLTITTLHTPGHTPESTTYLLADKDGKAYCIFTGDTLFIGDVGRPDLAQQGSLTVEDMAGTLYDSLQNKILTLPDDVLVYPAHGAGSACGKNMSKETFDTLGHQKEVNYALKAKTKEQFIKEVTDGILPPPQYFAKNAAMNKEGYESFDDVYEKGLNPLSPDEFEATANHSGAVIVDTRDPQVFAKGFIPSSVNIGLNGQFAPWVGALITDLKQALLLIVEEGKEEEAITRLSRVGYDNTIGYLDGGIDAWKASGKDIDTITSISAEAFEDIVNENPDVNALDVRKPGEYEAEHLANTLTRPLDYINDWTKEIDTKQTYYIHCAGGYRSMIAASILKARGVDHVIDIAGGYGAIKSTGLKRTDFACPSKAMKS